A genomic region of Streptosporangium lutulentum contains the following coding sequences:
- a CDS encoding NAD(P)-dependent oxidoreductase, producing MNTIAVVGLGAMGKPIARNLLTAGHEVTVWNRGPQPVADLVAAGARPARNVSEAFASGVVFSVLADDRSVTDVFLDPGLLSGAPEGAVHVNLATVSTGLARHAAHLHARHGVGYVAAPVFGRVPVAEAGLLNVLAAGDPALIDRVQPFLDVIGVRTWRLGDRPEQANIVKILGNYLIASAVQSLGEAISLAEHTGVDASTLVELLTSTLFPGTVYSGYGELIASRSYEPAGFTTSLGLKDVNLALDAAEQARLVLPVGDVLRTVLTETIAAGRAEQDWASIAELQRARTDDAGS from the coding sequence ATGAACACGATCGCCGTCGTCGGTCTGGGCGCGATGGGCAAGCCCATCGCCCGCAACCTGCTCACCGCGGGGCATGAGGTCACCGTGTGGAATCGCGGCCCGCAGCCGGTCGCCGACCTCGTGGCGGCGGGCGCGCGTCCGGCCCGGAACGTGTCGGAGGCTTTCGCGTCGGGCGTGGTGTTCTCGGTGCTGGCCGACGACCGGTCCGTCACCGACGTCTTCCTCGATCCCGGCCTTCTGTCGGGCGCGCCGGAGGGCGCGGTGCATGTCAACCTCGCGACCGTCAGCACCGGGCTGGCCCGGCACGCCGCGCACCTGCACGCCCGGCACGGCGTCGGCTATGTCGCCGCCCCGGTGTTCGGGCGTGTTCCCGTCGCCGAGGCGGGCCTCCTCAACGTCCTCGCCGCCGGTGACCCGGCCCTGATCGACCGGGTGCAGCCGTTCCTGGACGTCATCGGAGTCCGCACCTGGCGACTCGGCGACCGGCCCGAGCAGGCCAACATCGTGAAAATCCTCGGCAACTACCTCATCGCCTCCGCCGTCCAATCCCTCGGCGAGGCGATCAGCCTCGCCGAGCACACCGGCGTCGACGCGTCGACGCTCGTCGAGCTGCTGACCTCGACCCTGTTCCCCGGCACCGTGTATTCGGGCTACGGCGAGCTCATCGCCTCTCGCTCCTACGAACCGGCGGGGTTCACCACCTCACTCGGGCTGAAGGATGTGAACCTCGCACTCGATGCCGCGGAACAGGCCCGTCTTGTCCTGCCCGTCGGAGACGTTCTGCGCACCGTGCTGACGGAAACGATCGCGGCGGGCCGCGCCGAACAGGACTGGGCGTCCATCGCCGAACTTCAGCGGGCGCGCACGGACGACGCCGGCTCCTGA
- a CDS encoding cation:proton antiporter, with the protein MALGDALIALGGSFLAAGVIARLGTRIGLPTIPLFMLAGIIFGPHTPGLALVENPADLKVIAALGLIFLLFYLGLEFSLDDLVEGGRRLVLAGVVYILLNVGGGLAFGFAVGWGTREALVLAGVIGISSSAIVTKLLVDLGRLGNPESRLILGIIVVEDVFLALYLAVLQPVLSGADSFGAAAISFGRAFAFLIVLTALARWGTRLVNKLVNTRDDELLVVMFTGLAIATAGVAEEFGVSDAIGAFMIGLILSSTRAAPRIRKLVHPLRDAFAALFFFAFGLSIEPGDMLSVAWPIVIAVVITLVLNIVAGALAARLNSFGTPEAVNISFTVLSRGEFALVLATMALAAGLDGRLAPFIAGYVLVLALLGPLIASRSEQITRLLPDRGRKAEKRELVS; encoded by the coding sequence ATGGCACTGGGTGACGCTCTCATCGCGCTCGGCGGGTCGTTCCTGGCCGCCGGAGTCATCGCCAGGCTCGGCACCCGGATAGGGCTGCCGACCATCCCGCTGTTCATGCTCGCGGGCATCATCTTCGGCCCGCACACCCCCGGCCTCGCCCTGGTCGAGAATCCGGCGGATCTGAAGGTCATCGCCGCACTCGGCCTGATCTTCCTGCTGTTCTACCTCGGCCTGGAGTTCTCCCTCGACGACCTGGTCGAGGGGGGCAGACGGCTGGTGCTGGCCGGAGTCGTCTACATCCTGCTCAACGTCGGCGGAGGGCTGGCCTTCGGGTTCGCCGTCGGCTGGGGGACCAGGGAGGCGCTGGTACTGGCCGGGGTGATCGGCATCTCCTCCTCGGCGATCGTGACCAAGCTGCTCGTCGACCTCGGACGCCTCGGCAACCCGGAGAGCCGCCTCATCCTCGGCATCATCGTCGTCGAGGACGTCTTCCTCGCGCTCTACCTCGCCGTGCTGCAGCCGGTCCTCAGCGGAGCCGACAGCTTCGGCGCCGCCGCGATCTCCTTCGGCAGGGCGTTCGCCTTCCTGATCGTGCTGACCGCCCTGGCCCGGTGGGGCACACGGCTGGTCAACAAGCTGGTGAACACCAGGGACGACGAGCTGCTCGTGGTGATGTTCACCGGCCTGGCGATCGCCACCGCCGGGGTCGCGGAGGAGTTCGGCGTCTCCGACGCCATCGGCGCCTTCATGATCGGCCTCATCCTGAGCTCGACCAGGGCGGCGCCGCGCATCCGCAAGCTCGTCCACCCGCTCAGGGACGCCTTCGCCGCGCTGTTCTTCTTCGCCTTCGGCCTGTCCATCGAGCCGGGCGACATGCTCTCGGTGGCCTGGCCGATCGTGATCGCGGTGGTGATCACGTTGGTGCTCAACATCGTGGCCGGCGCGCTGGCCGCGAGGCTGAACTCCTTCGGCACACCGGAGGCGGTCAACATCTCGTTCACCGTGCTCTCGCGCGGCGAGTTCGCCCTGGTCCTGGCGACCATGGCGCTGGCCGCGGGGCTGGACGGCAGACTCGCCCCGTTCATCGCCGGATACGTGCTCGTGCTCGCCCTGCTCGGACCGCTGATCGCGAGCCGCTCCGAACAGATCACGCGCCTGCTCCCCGACCGGGGCCGGAAGGCCGAGAAGCGGGAACTCGTGTCCTAG
- a CDS encoding scabin-related ADP-ribosyltransferase, whose product MALQPPAELAAVLNLICSWPLLDEDTLDESGRRWVTFAMTMSRALLAADTHAVQTMSRNDGDGIRAFGEDWRDTSNRSGDAIAAALFIGYAQQISAVAVFATKVALIGVLARLAQNLIRLAVASGPTAEVSLTAVPAVVGGARLAARQIIHKMVDLLERSVVRLFTRASALLRKPPARGGARPPLPPSRPPTPVRDRDNYLEAAADKNVDVQKVTPYPMWRRDREPLYRAGNRPPDLVFDQGLHPRDPSATDLDDYVNKSSPSAFVGTSYRSDIDNIFPRRYVYEVDAPGGIDVRRTLPQTSARLGHEQEVAFPGGVHRRYISGAWPEGAPKTPENFIPNPHFDPYPGHPQT is encoded by the coding sequence GTGGCGCTGCAACCGCCGGCCGAACTCGCCGCCGTTCTCAACCTCATCTGCTCATGGCCGCTGCTCGACGAGGACACGCTCGACGAATCCGGACGGCGATGGGTCACGTTCGCGATGACGATGAGCCGCGCCTTGTTGGCCGCCGACACGCACGCCGTCCAGACCATGTCCCGCAACGACGGTGACGGCATCAGAGCCTTCGGCGAGGACTGGCGGGACACCTCGAACCGGTCCGGCGACGCGATCGCCGCCGCCCTGTTCATCGGCTACGCCCAGCAGATCTCGGCCGTGGCCGTGTTCGCCACGAAGGTGGCGCTGATCGGCGTCCTCGCACGGCTCGCGCAGAACCTGATCCGGCTTGCCGTGGCCTCGGGGCCCACGGCCGAAGTCTCCCTCACGGCCGTCCCCGCCGTCGTGGGCGGCGCGCGCCTGGCCGCACGGCAGATCATCCACAAGATGGTCGACCTGCTGGAACGGAGCGTGGTCCGCCTCTTCACCCGGGCCTCCGCGCTTCTGAGAAAACCTCCCGCGCGAGGAGGGGCCAGGCCGCCCCTGCCTCCGAGTCGTCCGCCCACGCCCGTCCGTGATCGGGACAACTACCTGGAGGCCGCCGCGGACAAGAACGTCGACGTGCAGAAGGTCACCCCCTATCCGATGTGGCGCAGGGATCGTGAACCGCTCTACCGTGCCGGCAACAGGCCGCCGGACCTGGTGTTCGATCAGGGCCTGCACCCCAGGGATCCGTCCGCCACCGATCTGGACGACTATGTGAACAAGTCCAGTCCCTCCGCCTTCGTGGGGACCAGCTACCGCAGCGACATCGACAACATTTTTCCGCGGAGGTACGTCTACGAGGTGGATGCCCCCGGCGGGATCGATGTCCGGAGAACCCTCCCGCAGACGAGCGCCCGGCTGGGTCACGAACAGGAGGTCGCCTTCCCCGGCGGTGTGCATCGGCGGTACATCTCCGGTGCCTGGCCGGAGGGAGCTCCCAAAACGCCGGAGAACTTCATTCCCAATCCTCATTTCGACCCCTACCCCGGCCACCCCCAGACGTGA
- a CDS encoding alpha/beta hydrolase, with protein sequence MSEKVKFTVDGVTLVGDLRVPATPGPHPALVLTGPFTGTRDQVIGLYASRLSEAGYATLAFDHRNWGESGGEPRCHEDAQGKLHDLRAAVSLLRSRPEVDGERIGAVGICLGGGYALKFAAFDPRVKAFAGIAGAYNNPYGMRAGMARAEYRKVLGSLTEVLERQDLAGPVEYLPAVAREGEAAMPGEEPFAYYGTARGASAHWRNEVTRSSVRELIVLDNMTGADFLSPKPGLIVHGVVDGFCSPEGAEEAYKRMDEPKRLLWLDAKLHTDLYDAEPYVTRAVEAAAAFFGEHL encoded by the coding sequence ATGTCAGAGAAGGTGAAGTTCACGGTCGACGGCGTCACGCTCGTCGGCGACCTGCGGGTTCCCGCGACCCCTGGCCCGCATCCCGCGCTTGTTCTGACAGGGCCGTTCACCGGAACCCGGGATCAGGTCATCGGGCTGTACGCGTCCAGGCTGTCCGAGGCGGGATACGCGACGCTGGCGTTCGACCACCGGAACTGGGGCGAGTCCGGCGGCGAGCCACGATGCCACGAGGACGCGCAGGGCAAGCTGCACGATCTGCGAGCCGCCGTCTCGCTGCTCCGCTCGCGGCCCGAGGTGGACGGCGAGCGGATCGGCGCGGTCGGGATCTGCCTCGGCGGGGGCTACGCGCTCAAGTTCGCGGCGTTCGATCCCCGGGTGAAGGCCTTCGCGGGCATCGCCGGGGCCTACAACAACCCCTACGGCATGCGCGCCGGGATGGCACGGGCCGAGTACCGGAAGGTGCTGGGCTCCCTCACCGAGGTGCTGGAACGCCAGGACCTCGCCGGGCCGGTGGAATACCTGCCCGCGGTGGCGCGGGAGGGGGAGGCGGCCATGCCGGGTGAGGAGCCGTTCGCCTACTACGGCACCGCCAGGGGTGCTTCCGCGCACTGGCGGAACGAGGTGACCAGGTCCTCCGTCCGCGAGCTGATCGTTCTGGACAACATGACCGGCGCGGACTTCCTGTCTCCCAAGCCCGGCCTGATCGTGCACGGGGTGGTGGATGGCTTCTGCTCGCCCGAGGGCGCGGAGGAGGCGTACAAGCGGATGGACGAGCCCAAAAGGCTCCTCTGGCTGGACGCCAAGCTGCACACCGATCTCTACGACGCCGAACCGTACGTCACCCGGGCCGTGGAGGCCGCGGCCGCGTTCTTCGGCGAACACCTTTGA
- a CDS encoding YbaB/EbfC family nucleoid-associated protein, whose product MFGYDVDPSDIRQRDIVKAEEQLDRFQSLLAAQEEQLTEIVGTGEGDSGHVRATVASDGRVIEVALDPRAVKGGSEALSEQILLAVHRARQNAQRQADSLLRETLQEALPGTSIDLTAIYQQARSILD is encoded by the coding sequence ATGTTCGGGTACGACGTCGATCCGAGCGACATCCGCCAACGGGATATCGTCAAGGCCGAGGAGCAGCTCGACAGGTTTCAATCTCTGCTCGCGGCCCAGGAGGAGCAGCTGACAGAGATCGTCGGCACGGGCGAAGGCGATAGTGGGCACGTGCGCGCGACCGTGGCGTCCGACGGCCGGGTGATCGAGGTCGCCCTTGATCCGCGCGCGGTCAAAGGCGGCAGTGAAGCCCTGTCGGAGCAGATCCTCCTGGCGGTGCACCGGGCCCGGCAGAACGCGCAGCGCCAGGCCGACAGCCTTCTCCGCGAGACGCTCCAAGAGGCACTCCCCGGTACGTCCATCGACCTCACTGCTATATACCAGCAGGCGAGGAGCATTCTGGATTAA
- a CDS encoding propionyl-CoA synthetase — protein sequence MSYADAFTRSITDPEGFWAEAAEAVTWTRAPRRILDAENPPLYRWFPDGELNTCFNALDRHVEAGHGDRVALIYDSPVTGTSGRHTYAELLGEVARFAGVLRLLGVGRGDRVVIYMPMIPEAVIAMLACARLGAVHSVVFGGFAPRELAVRIDDARPTVVVSASCGIEPTRVVPYKPMLDAALDLAEHPPAHCVILQREQLPAELVPGRDVDWASAEAEEAECVPVKATDPLYILYTSGTTGRSKGVVRDNGGHAVALLWSMTNIYDIHPGEVFWTASDVGWVVGHSYIVYGPLLLGATTVLYEGKPVGTPDAGAFWRVIAEHGVSALFTAPTAFRAIKREDPSAALLGGYDVSSLRTLFLAGERLDPDTYHWASDKLGVPVVDHWWQTETGWPIAANLRGLEPMPIKPGSPTVPVPGYDVRVLTPSGADCAPGEEGAICVRLPLPPGTLPTLWQDDERYVKSYLSAFPGHYLTGDGGYLDEDGYLFVMGRTDDVINVAGHRLSTGSMEAVLAAHPAVAECAVIGVSDDLKGQLPHGFVVLKSGVDTDLESLRAELIQAVRDQVGAVAAFKKVDVVPALPKTRSGKILRKTMRGIAEGADEPAPPTIEDAAVLDVLRPIIGPNRKP from the coding sequence ATGTCGTACGCTGACGCCTTCACCCGCAGCATCACCGACCCCGAGGGCTTCTGGGCCGAGGCCGCCGAGGCGGTCACCTGGACCAGGGCGCCCCGCCGGATCCTGGACGCGGAGAACCCTCCCCTGTACCGCTGGTTTCCCGACGGGGAGCTGAACACCTGCTTCAACGCGCTCGACCGACACGTCGAGGCGGGGCACGGCGACCGGGTCGCGCTGATCTACGACAGCCCCGTCACCGGGACCTCCGGCAGGCACACCTACGCCGAGCTGCTCGGCGAGGTCGCGAGGTTCGCCGGGGTGCTTCGCCTCCTCGGGGTGGGCAGGGGCGACCGGGTGGTGATCTACATGCCGATGATCCCGGAGGCGGTGATCGCCATGCTGGCGTGCGCCCGGCTCGGGGCGGTGCACTCGGTGGTGTTCGGCGGGTTCGCGCCCAGGGAGCTCGCGGTCCGGATCGACGACGCGCGGCCCACGGTCGTCGTCTCGGCCTCCTGCGGGATCGAGCCCACCCGCGTCGTGCCGTACAAGCCGATGCTGGACGCCGCCCTCGACCTGGCCGAACACCCGCCCGCGCACTGCGTGATCCTGCAGCGTGAGCAGCTCCCGGCGGAGCTCGTGCCCGGCCGGGACGTGGACTGGGCGAGCGCGGAGGCCGAGGAGGCCGAGTGCGTCCCGGTGAAGGCGACCGACCCGCTCTACATCCTCTACACCAGCGGGACCACCGGCCGGTCGAAGGGCGTCGTGCGCGACAACGGCGGGCACGCGGTGGCGCTGCTGTGGAGCATGACGAACATCTACGACATCCACCCCGGCGAGGTGTTCTGGACGGCCTCCGACGTCGGCTGGGTGGTCGGCCACTCCTACATCGTGTACGGCCCGCTGCTGCTCGGCGCCACGACGGTGCTGTACGAGGGCAAGCCGGTCGGCACGCCCGACGCGGGCGCGTTCTGGCGGGTGATCGCCGAACACGGGGTGAGCGCGCTGTTCACCGCGCCGACCGCGTTCCGGGCGATCAAGAGGGAGGATCCGTCCGCGGCCCTGCTCGGCGGCTACGACGTCTCCTCGCTGCGGACGCTCTTCCTCGCCGGAGAGCGCCTGGACCCCGACACCTATCACTGGGCGTCGGACAAGCTGGGCGTCCCCGTCGTCGACCACTGGTGGCAGACCGAGACCGGATGGCCCATCGCCGCCAACCTGCGCGGCCTTGAACCCATGCCGATCAAGCCGGGTTCCCCCACGGTGCCCGTCCCCGGCTACGACGTGCGCGTGCTCACCCCCTCGGGCGCCGACTGCGCCCCCGGCGAGGAGGGCGCGATCTGCGTACGGCTGCCGCTGCCTCCCGGCACGCTTCCCACGCTCTGGCAGGACGACGAGCGCTACGTGAAGTCCTACCTGTCGGCCTTCCCCGGCCACTACCTGACCGGCGACGGCGGCTACCTGGACGAGGACGGCTACCTCTTCGTGATGGGCCGCACCGACGACGTGATCAACGTCGCCGGGCACCGGCTGTCCACCGGGTCGATGGAGGCGGTCCTGGCCGCGCATCCGGCGGTGGCCGAATGCGCGGTGATCGGGGTGTCCGACGACCTGAAGGGCCAGCTCCCGCACGGTTTCGTGGTGCTGAAGAGCGGGGTGGACACCGACCTCGAATCCCTGCGGGCCGAGCTGATCCAGGCGGTCCGTGACCAGGTGGGGGCCGTGGCCGCGTTCAAGAAGGTCGACGTGGTCCCCGCGCTGCCGAAGACCAGGTCGGGAAAGATCCTGCGCAAGACCATGCGCGGGATCGCCGAGGGCGCCGACGAGCCCGCGCCCCCGACCATCGAGGACGCGGCGGTGCTGGACGTCCTGCGCCCGATCATCGGACCGAACCGGAAGCCGTAG
- a CDS encoding YbaB/EbfC family nucleoid-associated protein: protein MEQVIEQTETALSRLRQAKHLIGEVEGTGEAAEGLVRVTADGSGSLTKVDINPRALRLSVATLGNEVTEAIRLAQQDAAQRTGEIIEDAAASAGIPQPLDETFVRERVEAAARDIYRQS, encoded by the coding sequence ATGGAGCAGGTCATCGAGCAGACCGAGACGGCGCTGAGCCGGCTGCGCCAGGCCAAGCACCTGATCGGAGAGGTCGAGGGAACGGGCGAAGCCGCCGAGGGGCTGGTCCGCGTGACCGCCGACGGCAGCGGCTCTCTGACCAAGGTCGACATCAACCCGCGGGCCCTCCGCCTCAGCGTGGCGACGCTCGGCAATGAGGTCACCGAGGCCATCCGGCTGGCGCAGCAGGACGCCGCGCAGCGCACCGGCGAGATCATCGAGGACGCGGCCGCCTCGGCGGGAATTCCCCAGCCGCTGGACGAGACGTTTGTCCGCGAACGGGTTGAGGCCGCCGCCCGCGACATCTACCGGCAGTCGTGA
- a CDS encoding N-acetylglucosamine kinase, whose protein sequence is MFVLGLDVGGTSSRALLLDASGRRAGYGKAAGGNPAAHGTEVATANIGRALEAALCGIDPARVAGAVIGMAGAGALERPVFDLMWASAGLRPAPRVTGDLGIAFAAGTAEPCGTVLIAGTGAIAARIEDGEPAVIADGLGWLLGDEGSGFWLGREAARVAARALSRGEADGPLVRLVAGALLGGEAARNGVPGRDSAPEIGVGAAGTLAGMRTLAIKLVIQAQSRPPLELARLAPLVSQAAAEGDPAALEIVDTAARLLCRTVAEVRTAREGGPIVLAGSVLTSEGPVCSAVRERLGAGAVLAGDGAGAAAWLAGREVFGWDPVTAARLHERIVLGG, encoded by the coding sequence ATGTTCGTTCTGGGACTGGACGTCGGCGGCACGTCCTCACGCGCGCTCCTGCTCGACGCCTCGGGGCGGCGGGCCGGGTACGGCAAGGCGGCGGGCGGCAATCCGGCCGCCCACGGGACCGAGGTGGCCACCGCCAACATCGGCAGGGCGCTGGAGGCCGCTCTGTGCGGGATCGACCCCGCGCGGGTGGCCGGGGCGGTCATCGGGATGGCCGGGGCAGGGGCGCTGGAGCGGCCGGTGTTCGACCTGATGTGGGCTTCGGCCGGGCTGCGCCCCGCCCCGCGGGTGACCGGCGACCTGGGCATCGCGTTCGCCGCCGGGACGGCGGAGCCGTGTGGCACCGTGCTCATCGCCGGCACGGGGGCGATCGCCGCCAGGATCGAGGACGGCGAACCGGCGGTGATCGCCGACGGGCTCGGCTGGCTGCTGGGAGACGAGGGCTCGGGGTTCTGGCTGGGACGGGAGGCGGCCCGCGTCGCCGCCCGCGCGCTCAGCCGGGGCGAGGCGGACGGCCCGCTGGTCCGCCTGGTGGCCGGCGCCCTGCTGGGCGGCGAGGCCGCACGGAACGGCGTTCCGGGGAGAGACAGTGCTCCGGAGATCGGCGTGGGGGCTGCCGGGACACTCGCGGGCATGCGGACGCTGGCGATCAAGCTGGTGATCCAGGCGCAGTCGCGTCCTCCGCTGGAGCTGGCCAGGCTGGCGCCCCTGGTCAGCCAGGCGGCGGCCGAGGGGGACCCGGCCGCGCTGGAGATCGTGGACACGGCGGCCCGGCTGCTCTGCCGGACGGTGGCCGAGGTGCGCACGGCGCGGGAGGGCGGTCCCATCGTGCTGGCCGGAAGCGTGCTGACCAGCGAGGGGCCGGTGTGCTCCGCCGTACGGGAGAGGCTGGGGGCCGGGGCGGTCCTGGCGGGCGACGGGGCCGGGGCGGCGGCGTGGCTGGCGGGGCGGGAGGTGTTCGGCTGGGATCCGGTGACCGCCGCGCGGCTGCACGAGCGGATCGTCTTGGGCGGGTGA
- a CDS encoding carbohydrate kinase family protein, whose amino-acid sequence MSSSQVAVLGECVADAFVSEGASPGEPGGASRGELTLRVLPGGSPANTAVALSRLGTSTRFLGRISRDSFGAQFRAHLGASGVDLTGCVTAGEPSTLAVATLDESGQAVYTFYAEGSADWQWTAAELTAERLGDVSCLHTGSLALVRAPGAGVVEELLAGAAARATVSIDPNVRAGFVDLAVYRERMPRWCALADIVKLSDDDLEQIHPGEPVERVCDAWHTAGARLIVITRGSRGAIVSLDGERATVPAPPTDVVDTVGAGDSFTAGLLHRLHTSGLLGGRLGDLDLDRATDAAAFAARVAALTCSVAGANPPWARDLTGGTARPGG is encoded by the coding sequence ATGTCCTCCAGCCAGGTCGCCGTGCTCGGTGAGTGCGTCGCCGACGCCTTCGTGTCGGAAGGCGCCTCTCCGGGCGAGCCGGGCGGCGCCTCGCGGGGCGAGCTCACCCTGCGCGTCCTGCCCGGTGGCAGCCCCGCGAACACCGCCGTGGCGCTCTCCCGCCTCGGCACCTCCACCCGGTTTCTCGGACGGATCTCCCGCGACTCCTTCGGCGCCCAGTTCCGCGCGCACCTCGGCGCCTCCGGGGTCGACCTGACCGGCTGCGTCACCGCCGGCGAGCCCAGCACGCTGGCGGTGGCCACCCTGGACGAGTCGGGACAGGCCGTCTACACCTTCTACGCGGAGGGCTCCGCCGACTGGCAGTGGACCGCCGCGGAGCTGACCGCCGAACGGCTCGGCGACGTCTCCTGCCTGCACACGGGCTCCCTGGCCCTGGTCCGCGCCCCCGGCGCCGGAGTAGTCGAGGAACTGCTGGCCGGGGCCGCCGCCCGCGCCACCGTCTCGATCGACCCCAACGTGCGCGCCGGGTTCGTCGACCTGGCCGTCTACCGGGAGCGGATGCCCCGATGGTGCGCGCTGGCCGACATCGTCAAGCTGAGCGACGACGACCTTGAGCAGATCCATCCCGGTGAGCCCGTCGAGCGGGTCTGCGACGCCTGGCACACCGCGGGCGCCCGCCTGATCGTGATCACTCGTGGTTCCCGGGGGGCGATCGTCTCCCTCGACGGCGAGCGGGCGACGGTGCCCGCGCCTCCCACGGACGTGGTCGACACGGTCGGCGCGGGCGACTCCTTCACCGCGGGACTCCTGCACCGGCTGCACACCTCCGGCCTGCTCGGCGGGCGGCTCGGCGATCTCGACCTCGACCGGGCCACGGACGCCGCCGCCTTCGCCGCCCGGGTCGCCGCGCTCACCTGCTCCGTGGCCGGGGCCAACCCGCCCTGGGCACGTGACCTGACCGGCGGGACCGCTCGCCCGGGCGGCTGA
- a CDS encoding YbaB/EbfC family nucleoid-associated protein has protein sequence MYQNGQDLSDMLAESIRSLSRMESAEGSEQDTLQGSGQAADGRVSAVAGPDGRLRELNLDPRVMRMASEDLAREILTAVNAALDDLRAGIPHLDPAALPDPRKLAESLNGVHADVVRRLDEFASEIEFTARRMEER, from the coding sequence GTGTATCAGAACGGGCAGGACCTCAGCGACATGCTGGCCGAGAGCATCCGCTCCCTCTCCAGGATGGAGAGCGCGGAGGGATCGGAGCAGGACACGCTTCAGGGCAGCGGCCAGGCGGCGGATGGGCGGGTGAGCGCCGTGGCCGGCCCCGACGGACGATTGCGTGAGCTGAACCTCGACCCGCGGGTCATGCGGATGGCGTCGGAAGACCTCGCCCGAGAGATCCTCACGGCGGTGAACGCGGCCCTCGACGATCTCCGTGCGGGTATTCCCCACCTGGATCCGGCGGCGCTCCCGGACCCCCGGAAGCTCGCGGAAAGCCTGAACGGGGTTCATGCCGACGTGGTACGCCGCCTGGACGAGTTCGCGTCGGAGATCGAGTTCACCGCACGACGGATGGAGGAACGGTGA
- a CDS encoding CGNR zinc finger domain-containing protein, with translation MVNASDSGRDAREVFRLDNETLAFRFTATVSSRRADPFERLTTPERLDLWLDANGLRLGSKTACAADLAAAHALREAVYRAGKAVADRRRPDPADIAAVNAAVRQGRAYLELGEESARWRSDGPAPVGDALALIAENAIQILGGHDRQRVKACEGPGCGGLYLDTSRGGNRRWCSMNTCGNRAKKAAMRVPRRQTPPT, from the coding sequence GTGGTGAACGCGTCGGATTCCGGCCGGGACGCTCGCGAGGTGTTCCGGCTCGACAACGAAACCCTCGCGTTCCGCTTTACCGCGACCGTCAGCTCCCGGCGCGCCGACCCGTTCGAGCGACTCACCACACCGGAACGGCTCGACCTCTGGCTCGACGCCAACGGGCTTCGGCTCGGGTCGAAGACGGCGTGCGCCGCCGACCTCGCGGCGGCGCACGCGCTCCGGGAGGCCGTATACCGCGCGGGGAAGGCCGTCGCGGACAGGCGGAGGCCGGACCCGGCCGACATCGCCGCGGTCAACGCGGCGGTCCGGCAGGGCAGGGCCTACCTCGAACTCGGCGAGGAGAGCGCCCGCTGGCGCAGCGACGGTCCCGCCCCCGTCGGCGACGCGCTCGCACTCATCGCCGAGAACGCGATCCAGATCCTGGGAGGTCACGATCGTCAGCGGGTGAAGGCATGCGAGGGCCCCGGCTGCGGTGGTCTCTATCTCGACACCAGCCGAGGCGGCAACCGGCGGTGGTGCTCCATGAACACCTGCGGCAACAGAGCCAAGAAAGCCGCCATGCGCGTACCGCGGAGGCAGACCCCGCCGACGTGA
- a CDS encoding type VII secretion system-associated protein, translating to MNDAPSPPPLTDALREQARRGPGTWLYAIDPFFDSGGEVPPYGIVGAWQVDERGEIIEEFRHNPNYRPSPVALDYPEPTDPVDRAVQLGATGYDDGEDIASLFLEAEVIVAVGPGGGIPVFDTGEGRAAFVYTARAHLPDEPPDSSTGWQRIRGGDLIALLPAGVGVAINPSGPTGVILPPADLRR from the coding sequence GTGAACGACGCCCCATCACCGCCGCCGCTCACCGACGCGCTGCGGGAACAGGCACGGCGCGGACCCGGAACCTGGCTCTACGCGATCGACCCCTTCTTCGACTCCGGCGGCGAGGTTCCGCCGTACGGCATCGTCGGAGCGTGGCAGGTCGACGAGCGCGGCGAGATCATCGAGGAGTTCCGGCACAATCCGAACTACCGGCCCTCGCCGGTGGCGCTGGACTATCCCGAGCCGACCGACCCCGTCGACAGGGCCGTCCAGCTCGGGGCGACCGGCTACGACGACGGAGAGGACATCGCCTCGCTGTTCCTGGAGGCCGAGGTGATCGTGGCGGTCGGTCCGGGCGGCGGCATCCCCGTGTTCGACACGGGTGAGGGCCGGGCGGCGTTCGTCTACACGGCGCGAGCCCACCTGCCGGACGAGCCCCCGGATAGCTCCACGGGCTGGCAGCGGATCCGCGGCGGTGATCTGATCGCACTGCTGCCCGCCGGCGTCGGCGTCGCGATCAACCCCTCCGGGCCGACCGGCGTGATACTGCCACCTGCCGATCTTCGGCGGTAG